A single Bacillus sp. HMF5848 DNA region contains:
- the ltaE gene encoding low-specificity L-threonine aldolase: protein MIDLRSDTVTKPTEDMRRASYEAEVGDDVYGEDPTVLKLEEKAAEILGKEAALFVTSGTQGNQVAVLTHCQSGNEVILEAESHLFYYEGAAISAFAGVQPRTIIGKRGTMSVEDVEAAIRPDDVHMPETGLICLENTHNRAGGAVVGLDNMKAIADVANRHHIPTHLDGARLFNAAVALQVRVSDITKYVTTVQVCLSKGLGAPVGSILAGDKTFIEKARKWRKRLGGGLRQAGIIAAPGLIALTSMTERLVEDHKKASILAEGFANFSGLEVVNNVETNIVIVDVKKQNKTSQQFVEELKQQGILAVPFGPSLVRFTTHYDVTNEDIDKTISTIHKMVN, encoded by the coding sequence TTGATAGATTTGCGAAGTGATACGGTAACGAAACCGACAGAAGACATGCGACGAGCAAGCTACGAGGCAGAAGTAGGGGATGATGTGTATGGTGAAGATCCTACTGTACTAAAGCTAGAAGAAAAGGCAGCCGAAATACTAGGAAAAGAAGCAGCTCTATTTGTCACAAGTGGTACGCAAGGAAACCAAGTGGCCGTTTTAACACACTGCCAAAGCGGCAATGAAGTCATTTTAGAGGCGGAGTCTCATTTGTTTTATTACGAGGGTGCGGCGATATCTGCTTTTGCCGGGGTACAGCCAAGAACTATAATAGGTAAGCGGGGGACTATGTCAGTAGAAGATGTGGAAGCAGCTATTCGACCCGATGATGTTCATATGCCTGAAACAGGACTTATTTGTTTAGAAAATACACATAACAGAGCTGGTGGAGCCGTAGTAGGTTTGGATAACATGAAAGCTATTGCCGATGTGGCGAACCGCCATCATATACCAACTCATTTAGATGGAGCACGTTTGTTTAATGCTGCTGTTGCTCTACAAGTTCGTGTTTCAGACATTACTAAGTATGTGACAACGGTACAAGTATGTTTATCAAAAGGACTTGGTGCGCCTGTTGGTTCTATACTAGCAGGAGATAAGACATTTATTGAGAAAGCTAGAAAATGGCGAAAGCGTCTTGGTGGTGGCTTACGTCAAGCAGGGATTATTGCAGCACCAGGGTTGATTGCGTTAACAAGCATGACAGAACGACTAGTGGAGGACCATAAAAAGGCGAGCATTCTTGCGGAGGGTTTCGCAAACTTTTCTGGCCTTGAGGTCGTGAATAACGTTGAAACAAATATTGTTATAGTAGATGTTAAAAAGCAAAATAAAACATCACAGCAATTTGTAGAGGAGCTCAAGCAACAGGGAATTTTAGCTGTCCCATTTGGACCTTCGCTTGTTCGCTTTACTACTCATTATGATGTGACCAATGAAGACATAGACAAGACGATATCGACAATTCATAAAATGGTTAACTGA
- a CDS encoding cytochrome d ubiquinol oxidase subunit II, protein MTDVLIAIALLWGFIFIYAVMATMDFGAGFWSMIYINREKTNATNIANRYLSPTWEVTNTFIVAIVVALITFFPGATFAFGTLLLIPGSLILVLLSIRSGLLVFSHVADDYRKPLTYISGISGLLIPGLLLSVLPITHGGYEKVVGDHVELDLVKLFTSPQEYAFLAFAIASSLFLSSLLLSDFSYEAKEFEAYQIYRKDALITGPISIVIGILIVVTMRFEARWIYDNMLENIGWLIASFLMFLIAGALLFLPNKENPHGRGRPRLAVIAVVGQYFLASFAYGKSHLPYIIYPDYLLSDVFTNPTAFRALFVSYLVGFAILFPGFIYFWRIFTKGFKPYKTKKT, encoded by the coding sequence ATGACAGATGTATTAATTGCAATTGCTTTACTGTGGGGGTTTATTTTTATTTATGCTGTTATGGCTACTATGGATTTTGGTGCTGGGTTTTGGTCGATGATTTATATTAATCGCGAAAAAACAAATGCAACTAATATCGCTAATCGTTATTTGTCACCTACCTGGGAGGTTACAAATACTTTTATTGTGGCCATTGTAGTTGCTCTAATCACGTTTTTCCCAGGGGCTACATTTGCTTTTGGAACTTTACTTTTAATTCCTGGTAGCTTAATTCTTGTTCTTTTATCAATCCGTAGTGGTTTACTAGTGTTCTCTCATGTAGCAGACGATTATCGAAAACCGTTAACTTATATATCAGGCATTTCAGGCTTATTAATCCCAGGCCTACTCTTGAGTGTTTTACCAATTACTCACGGTGGTTATGAGAAAGTAGTAGGCGATCATGTAGAGTTAGACTTAGTCAAGCTTTTTACAAGCCCACAGGAATATGCGTTTTTAGCTTTTGCCATAGCTAGCTCACTGTTTTTATCTTCACTACTGCTTTCAGATTTTTCTTATGAAGCTAAAGAGTTTGAGGCGTACCAAATTTATCGTAAAGATGCACTTATTACAGGTCCCATTTCAATTGTTATTGGAATTCTGATTGTTGTCACAATGCGCTTCGAAGCACGTTGGATTTACGATAACATGCTTGAAAATATCGGATGGTTAATTGCCTCATTTCTTATGTTTTTAATAGCAGGAGCTTTGTTGTTTTTACCGAACAAAGAAAATCCTCACGGTCGCGGCCGCCCACGTTTAGCTGTTATAGCAGTAGTAGGACAATATTTTTTAGCAAGCTTTGCGTACGGCAAGTCACATTTACCATATATTATTTATCCTGACTATCTTTTGAGCGACGTATTTACAAATCCTACTGCGTTTCGGGCTTTATTTGTTTCATATTTAGTTGGATTTGCCATTTTGTTTCCTGGCTTCATTTACTTCTGGCGTATTTTCACAAAAGGATTTAAGCCTTATAAAACAAAAAAAACCTGA
- a CDS encoding DUF6154 family protein produces the protein MRKFIQELYNMYREKLSGDEEDADFLAFSVLEELNREDLMEFIQEMGTQELTDMVGLYMIEHLKALIGEEQISEMKSVDHSNGRIIH, from the coding sequence ATGCGTAAATTTATTCAAGAACTATATAATATGTATCGTGAAAAGCTATCTGGGGATGAAGAAGACGCTGATTTTTTAGCTTTTTCAGTATTAGAGGAATTGAATCGCGAGGATTTAATGGAATTTATACAAGAAATGGGCACCCAAGAGTTAACCGATATGGTCGGTTTATATATGATTGAGCACTTAAAAGCATTAATTGGCGAGGAACAAATCTCGGAGATGAAATCTGTCGACCATTCAAATGGACGTATTATCCATTAG
- the yidD gene encoding membrane protein insertion efficiency factor YidD, whose protein sequence is MRVIFIAIIRFYQKFISPLKPPTCRFYPTCSHYGLEAIKRHGALKGGWLTIKRISKCHPFHPGGFDYVPEKKKK, encoded by the coding sequence ATGAGAGTCATATTTATAGCGATTATTCGTTTTTATCAAAAATTCATCTCTCCTCTTAAGCCACCAACGTGTCGCTTTTATCCAACATGCTCGCATTATGGACTCGAAGCTATTAAACGTCATGGCGCATTAAAAGGTGGATGGCTAACAATCAAAAGAATTAGTAAGTGTCATCCGTTTCACCCAGGTGGCTTTGATTACGTACCAGAAAAAAAGAAAAAATAA
- a CDS encoding metal ABC transporter permease produces the protein MGYDAWIILTGSLVGAACGLVSCFLILRRMAMLADAISHSVILGIIGAYLVSQNLQGVSMLIGAVIVGMLTAFLVQFLNSLGVQADASIGVVFTFLFAVGVILISVFAGQVHIDTQHALMGEIAFIPWNTLEIAGMNLGPIAVWMLSVVLIINIILIALFYKEIKISSFDPEMALALGIPITVIHYLLMGMLSITTVASFDSVGAILVVAMLIVPGATAYLLTDRLFVMLILSIAVGVAAAILGYWFASIFNVSISGSMAMMGGVLFTLALFFSPTHGLIAKYIARRKIRYREITRGS, from the coding sequence ATGGGGTATGACGCTTGGATTATCTTGACAGGATCTCTTGTCGGAGCGGCATGTGGTCTTGTCAGCTGTTTCCTTATTCTAAGAAGAATGGCAATGTTAGCAGATGCTATTAGTCATTCTGTTATTTTAGGTATTATTGGTGCGTATTTAGTTAGTCAAAATTTACAAGGAGTAAGTATGTTAATTGGTGCAGTTATCGTCGGGATGTTAACGGCTTTTCTTGTGCAATTTCTAAACTCACTAGGTGTGCAGGCGGATGCATCCATTGGTGTCGTTTTTACATTTTTGTTTGCTGTTGGTGTTATTTTGATATCTGTTTTTGCGGGGCAGGTTCATATAGATACACAACATGCGTTAATGGGCGAAATAGCATTTATACCATGGAACACACTCGAAATCGCAGGAATGAATCTAGGACCTATAGCAGTTTGGATGTTGAGTGTTGTGTTAATTATTAATATAATCCTCATTGCTTTATTTTATAAAGAAATAAAAATAAGTTCGTTTGATCCTGAAATGGCGTTAGCTCTTGGTATTCCTATTACGGTCATACATTACTTATTAATGGGAATGCTATCTATTACTACTGTTGCATCTTTTGATAGTGTAGGAGCGATATTAGTAGTAGCCATGTTAATTGTGCCAGGTGCAACTGCCTATTTGTTGACAGACAGATTGTTTGTAATGTTAATACTGAGTATTGCGGTTGGAGTGGCAGCAGCAATATTAGGCTATTGGTTTGCTAGTATTTTTAATGTATCTATATCAGGGTCAATGGCTATGATGGGTGGCGTGTTATTCACACTGGCTTTATTCTTCTCACCTACACATGGGTTAATTGCAAAGTATATCGCTAGAAGAAAAATTCGTTACAGAGAAATAACGAGAGGCAGTTAG
- a CDS encoding Dps family protein has translation MSNQLTQVVNKQIANWSVLYIKLHNYHWFVTGPEFFTLHAKFEELYTEAAVHIDELAERLLALGGKPVATMSEILETATIKEAAGQEDAKEMVRIIADDFTTVTAELKDGMSLADEVDDETTGDMLLAIHQSLEKHVWMLNAFLGK, from the coding sequence ATGTCTAATCAATTAACACAAGTAGTAAATAAGCAAATAGCAAATTGGAGTGTTCTTTACATCAAGCTCCATAATTATCATTGGTTCGTAACAGGTCCAGAGTTTTTCACGTTACATGCGAAATTTGAAGAGCTTTATACAGAAGCAGCCGTACATATTGATGAGTTGGCTGAACGTCTATTAGCTCTAGGTGGGAAGCCAGTTGCTACAATGTCGGAAATTCTTGAAACGGCTACTATAAAGGAAGCTGCAGGTCAAGAGGATGCAAAAGAAATGGTACGTATAATTGCGGATGATTTTACAACTGTAACAGCTGAATTGAAGGACGGTATGTCTTTAGCTGATGAAGTAGATGATGAAACAACAGGAGATATGCTGTTAGCCATCCACCAAAGCTTAGAAAAGCATGTTTGGATGTTAAATGCATTCCTCGGAAAATAG
- a CDS encoding S-ribosylhomocysteine lyase: MPSVESFELDHTAVKAPYVRHCGLHKVGSDGEINKFDIRFCQPNKQAMKPDVIHTLEHLLAFNIREYAQKYNHFEIIDVSPMGCQTGFYLVVSGNATVKEIIDLLADTMKAAVTISEIPAANETQCGQAKLHDLEGAKKLMNFWLNQSKENLAKVFE, from the coding sequence ATGCCATCTGTAGAAAGCTTTGAACTAGATCACACTGCGGTTAAAGCACCATATGTGAGACATTGTGGCTTACATAAAGTAGGAAGTGACGGAGAAATAAACAAATTTGATATTCGTTTTTGCCAGCCAAATAAACAAGCAATGAAGCCGGATGTCATCCATACACTTGAACATTTGTTAGCATTTAATATTCGTGAGTATGCTCAAAAGTATAATCATTTTGAAATAATTGATGTATCTCCTATGGGCTGTCAAACCGGATTTTATTTAGTCGTAAGTGGGAATGCAACTGTAAAGGAAATTATTGATCTATTAGCGGATACTATGAAAGCGGCTGTGACTATAAGTGAGATACCAGCAGCCAACGAAACACAATGTGGGCAAGCAAAGCTTCATGACTTAGAAGGTGCAAAAAAGCTCATGAACTTTTGGTTAAATCAGTCTAAGGAAAATCTAGCAAAAGTGTTTGAATAA
- a CDS encoding carbonic anhydrase — MSLLMDMLEFNEQFVTKKEYVKYQTTKYPNKKLVVLTCMDTRLIDMLPKAMNLKYGDMKIVKNAGALVAHPFGSIMRSILVAIYELKAQEVMVIGHHDCGMKSLNADRVIEEAKSRGISEETINTIEYAGVDLHGWLHGFENVEDSVRHSVDIIKHHPLIPLDVAIHGLVIDPETGKLDLIINGNEEKLVKK, encoded by the coding sequence ATGAGTCTGCTAATGGATATGCTAGAATTCAATGAACAGTTTGTAACTAAGAAGGAATATGTTAAGTATCAAACAACGAAGTATCCAAACAAAAAGCTTGTTGTTTTAACTTGTATGGATACACGATTAATTGACATGCTACCTAAAGCGATGAATTTAAAGTATGGAGATATGAAAATTGTAAAAAATGCAGGGGCATTAGTAGCTCACCCATTTGGTAGTATTATGCGTAGTATTCTCGTAGCAATTTATGAATTAAAAGCACAAGAAGTCATGGTTATCGGACACCATGATTGTGGGATGAAAAGCTTGAATGCAGATAGAGTTATCGAGGAAGCGAAATCACGTGGCATTTCAGAAGAGACAATTAACACTATTGAGTATGCAGGTGTTGATTTACATGGATGGCTGCATGGTTTTGAGAATGTGGAGGATAGCGTAAGACATAGTGTCGATATTATTAAACATCATCCTTTAATACCTTTAGATGTAGCTATTCATGGCTTAGTTATTGACCCCGAAACGGGTAAGCTTGATCTCATTATAAATGGGAATGAAGAAAAGCTTGTTAAGAAGTGA
- a CDS encoding cytochrome ubiquinol oxidase subunit I produces the protein MDDIVIARSLFGTTMGVHIIFATLGVGLPLMILLAELLFQKTKDPDYEIMASRWTKTFAILLGVGIPTGTIAGVQLSLLWPGFMEVIGEVMALPFQIEIFAFFIEALFMSIYVYAANRISARMRIISVTLVAIGAVGSAVLITNVHAFEGTPAGFRFDGNGNIVDVDPWAAFFNPSFFVSAGHVAVSAWMTGAFAVASVAAYKMLKYKAETKLYEHHRKALMLSLVVGGVFSILTATNGHESAQMLHEYQPEKLAAAEGLFETQPYAPLAIGGFTDPVEKEVKWGIEIPWALSFLAGDRFDTVVVGLDDFPEEWWPPLFVHTLFNAMVLIGGFLIMLSIAGFAWNKILKKKEFPRLFMWAFVASGPLSMLAIEFGWIFACTGRQPWTIYRMQLTEDAVTTATNLSTLFVLFGVLYVFLCVAVVLVLLYYFRRNPLADEVKQAPEGGVST, from the coding sequence ATGGATGACATCGTTATTGCCCGCTCATTATTTGGAACAACAATGGGCGTACATATTATTTTTGCGACTCTTGGAGTCGGTCTACCATTAATGATTTTACTAGCAGAATTACTGTTTCAAAAAACAAAAGACCCGGACTATGAAATTATGGCTAGTCGGTGGACAAAAACATTCGCTATTCTTTTAGGTGTCGGAATACCAACCGGTACTATAGCTGGAGTGCAGTTATCCTTACTATGGCCTGGATTTATGGAGGTTATTGGAGAGGTAATGGCACTACCTTTCCAAATTGAAATCTTCGCTTTTTTTATAGAAGCATTATTTATGTCAATATATGTGTACGCTGCAAACCGTATTTCTGCCCGTATGCGAATTATTAGCGTTACACTTGTTGCGATTGGTGCTGTTGGATCTGCGGTTTTAATTACGAACGTGCACGCTTTCGAAGGAACACCAGCAGGCTTTCGGTTTGATGGAAATGGCAACATTGTTGATGTAGACCCGTGGGCAGCGTTTTTTAATCCGAGCTTTTTTGTCTCCGCCGGACACGTTGCTGTATCTGCATGGATGACAGGTGCGTTTGCTGTTGCGTCAGTGGCAGCATATAAAATGCTTAAGTATAAAGCAGAAACAAAACTTTATGAGCATCATCGCAAAGCACTTATGTTAAGTCTAGTTGTTGGAGGTGTATTCTCAATACTAACTGCAACAAATGGACATGAATCAGCACAAATGCTTCATGAGTATCAGCCTGAAAAGCTAGCTGCTGCAGAAGGTTTATTTGAAACCCAGCCATATGCCCCTTTAGCTATTGGTGGCTTCACTGATCCGGTTGAGAAAGAAGTAAAGTGGGGCATTGAAATACCGTGGGCTCTTAGTTTTTTAGCTGGCGACCGTTTTGACACCGTTGTTGTTGGATTAGATGATTTTCCTGAAGAATGGTGGCCGCCATTGTTTGTTCATACACTGTTTAACGCCATGGTTTTAATTGGTGGATTTTTAATTATGCTCTCAATTGCTGGATTTGCCTGGAACAAAATCTTGAAAAAGAAGGAGTTTCCGAGGTTATTTATGTGGGCATTTGTAGCATCAGGTCCTTTGTCTATGCTTGCAATTGAATTTGGTTGGATTTTTGCCTGTACTGGTAGACAGCCATGGACTATATATAGAATGCAATTAACTGAGGATGCTGTTACAACAGCAACTAATCTTAGCACATTATTTGTACTATTCGGTGTACTATATGTATTTTTATGTGTGGCGGTTGTCCTTGTATTACTTTATTATTTCCGCCGTAACCCTCTGGCTGATGAGGTTAAGCAAGCACCTGAAGGAGGGGTATCAACATGA
- a CDS encoding metal ABC transporter permease, producing the protein MQEWFLYLLDANTQWVLIGTTLLGLASGVLGSFSLLRKQSLIGDAVAHAALPGICIAFLIIQSKSLILFLLGAAISGLIATFFIEKIIQHSRIKEDTALGLILSVFFGVGIVLLTYINQNASGNQSGLDDFIFGQAASLVGEDVRLITGVSAVLVFITFAFFKEFKLLTFDPQFAKGIGLPIGFFNNLLMTLIVCAVVIGLQAVGVVLMAAMLITPAIAARYWTDKLDKMVIIAGGIGAVSGMLGTFLSLVTKGMPTGPVIIVAATIIFIISLTCAPHRGLIAKAYRRAKLSRSIARENMLQTFYDLSEEACKESVNGYANCAFSIEDIQVKRKLSRRLIVKMASEAENKGLLYRITPESWRLTEKGLQEAHNLTLEKRLVDIYLMHEMQFPTLSIRDNHSFRMTDLPEKTYNQLRKLLKEHGREPILIAGDGPRINRSKDRGQTNGV; encoded by the coding sequence ATGCAAGAGTGGTTTCTATACTTGTTAGATGCAAATACTCAGTGGGTATTAATAGGTACTACATTACTAGGATTGGCAAGTGGTGTGTTAGGGAGCTTTTCATTGTTAAGAAAACAAAGCTTAATCGGAGATGCGGTTGCACACGCGGCTTTACCTGGTATATGTATCGCTTTTCTTATTATACAAAGTAAATCACTTATTTTGTTTTTATTAGGAGCCGCAATATCCGGTTTAATTGCTACATTTTTTATAGAGAAAATTATTCAGCACTCAAGAATCAAGGAAGATACAGCATTAGGCCTTATCCTGTCAGTGTTTTTCGGGGTTGGGATAGTGTTACTAACGTATATAAACCAAAATGCATCAGGTAATCAAAGTGGATTAGATGATTTTATTTTTGGGCAGGCGGCGTCGCTTGTTGGAGAAGATGTAAGATTAATTACAGGTGTTTCTGCAGTTCTGGTGTTTATTACATTTGCATTTTTTAAAGAATTTAAGTTACTCACATTTGATCCGCAATTTGCCAAAGGAATAGGTCTACCAATAGGCTTTTTTAATAATCTCCTTATGACCCTCATCGTTTGTGCCGTTGTTATTGGGTTACAGGCTGTTGGAGTAGTGCTTATGGCAGCTATGCTTATTACACCGGCTATTGCAGCAAGATATTGGACAGATAAGCTTGATAAAATGGTAATCATTGCTGGGGGCATTGGTGCAGTCTCGGGAATGCTTGGGACATTCTTAAGTCTAGTAACAAAAGGTATGCCAACTGGTCCAGTCATTATTGTGGCAGCCACTATTATTTTCATTATTTCACTTACGTGTGCTCCTCATAGAGGGTTAATAGCAAAAGCATATCGTCGTGCAAAACTCAGTAGATCAATAGCAAGAGAAAATATGTTACAAACATTCTATGATTTAAGTGAAGAAGCATGTAAAGAGTCTGTTAATGGCTATGCGAATTGTGCATTTAGTATTGAAGATATTCAGGTAAAAAGAAAATTAAGTAGAAGATTGATTGTTAAAATGGCCAGTGAAGCAGAAAATAAGGGTCTTCTGTATCGGATTACACCGGAGTCATGGAGATTAACAGAGAAGGGCTTACAAGAAGCGCATAACTTGACGTTAGAAAAAAGATTAGTAGATATATATTTAATGCATGAGATGCAATTTCCGACACTTTCTATACGTGACAATCACTCTTTTAGGATGACTGATTTGCCTGAAAAAACATATAACCAGTTAAGAAAATTACTAAAAGAGCATGGTAGAGAGCCAATTTTAATCGCTGGTGATGGTCCACGCATAAATAGAAGTAAAGATAGGGGGCAGACAAATGGGGTATGA